The nucleotide window CAACATGATTTCCCAACATGGGTCGAAGCCGGTCAAAGGATCCGACAACGCCCTTGCATCGGTCGTCTTGTATGGTGGGTGAAACCAACAAAAGTGTCTGCCTGACAACCGTCCCTTCAAGAGCTGTGGGTATGGACAAAGCGAGAATTTTTGAAACTGCCCAGTAGGTGCAAGGAAATCCATCCTATAAACAGAAAAACCCTTGCACTTCTGGCAGCGTACGGATGACGCTGCAATGGTGAAGACATCAAAACGGACGTGTCAAAGACCCCGCAGCGCTGGAGGATTGACCTCCGTTCGTGGAGAGAGAAGCCATGGAAGCGACATCCGGGATACGGAAGACAATATAAATTGAATGCAGACGAATAGGTAATAAATCAATTGACTTTTTGCTAAAAAGAATCTAATATTCAATTAAACAATTAAATAGTTAAGATCGATACTGCAGAAGAGGATTAATTTGTCCGAAGAAAAAATGTATGATGTTATTATTGTGGGTGCCGATCCTGCTGGTATGACAGCGTCCGTATATGCTTCACGCGTAAATTTAAGTAGAAAGAGGTATGCCGGGGTGGTCAAATGGCTGATACGGAACATATAGAGAACTACCCTGGATATGATCCTATTTATGGCGCCGATTTATCCAATAAGATGTTTGGGCATGCGAAAAAGTTCGGTACGGAATATGCACACGGGAATATTAAAATCGAAGACATCGTCGACCAAAAAGTTTGTCAGGCTTATAATTCAACTATTCATTAATATAATTGAATAAAAGGTGATTTGAAATGTTGAATGAAAGAAATTTAAAAGACTTATTGTATCAAGAGTTTTCAAGAATAGGCAAAAGTCTCTCCAGTCCAAAACGACTGGAGGTGCTTGATCTTTTATCTCAAGGCCCAAAGTCAGTGGAAGCATTATCAAAAGCAACGACGATGTCTGTCGCAAACGTATCCCAACATTTACAAACGCTTCACAATGCCAGAATGGTCAAGTTTCGGAAGGAAGGCAATTATGTGATTTATGAACTGGCAGATGATATCATTTCCGACTTTATCAATTCCCTGCATACATTGTCAGAAAAACAGTTTGTACAGGTTCAACAAATTAAACAAACGTTTTTAAATGCCAATTTAGGCATGGATGGGGTTTCGCTTTCAGAACTTAACGATCGTATGGAAAAGGGCGAAGTTTTATTGTTGGATGTCAGACCGAAAGAAGAATATGAAAATGCTCATATTCCGGGGGCTGTTTCCATGCCTGTTGAAGAATTGAGGGGAAAACTTTCTTCTTTGCCAACTAACAGCGATGTTGTCGCCTACTCTCGAGGCCCATACTGTTTGCTATCGGTAGAGGCTGTAGAGTTTTTAAGAAGTCAGGGCATTCATGCTTATCGTTTAGAAAACAGCGTTCAAGATTGGAATGAGTTTCAGGAACATTTACATTAGATAAAGAAGGTGTTTGTTCACGATGGCTGATGGTACAAGTGATTTGGCACAAGAATATATCGATCATCCCGAAAAACAAAAACAATTATATAAACGTACATTGATCATTGTCGTGATTTCGCAAATGTTTGGTGGGGCTGGGTTAGCTGCAGGCATAACCGTGGGTGCGTTGCTGGCAGAAGACATGCTTGGCACAGATGCACTTGCGGGACTTCCGGCTGCTTTATTTACGTTGGGTTCAGCAGGCGCTGCGTTAGCCGTAGGAAGGCTGTCCAATCGTTTTGGAAGACGTATGGGTCTTGCTACAGGCTTTATAACAGGCGGGCTTGGAGCCGTAGGTGTTGTGTTGGCAGCGATTATAAGTAACGTTTTCTTATTATTTGCTTCCCTGCTCGTATATGGTGCAGGGACGGCAACCAATCTACAAGCCCGTTATGCCGGCACAGACTTAGCAACGAACAAACAGCGCGGGACTGCTGTAAGTATAGCAATGGTCGCCACCACTTTTGGTGCTGTTGCAGGTCCGAATTTAGTGGAAGTTATGGGAAACGTCGCTCTCTCTATTGGTATTCCGGAACTCGCTGGCCCATTTATTTTAGCCGCAGCAGCGTTTATTTCAGCAGGTCTTATGTTATTTACTTTTTTACGTCCTGATCCATTCATAATAGCGTTAAAAATTAATGCAAATAAGCAAAATAAAGAATTTGACGAGGCAATAGAGAAAAATCAACTAAATAAAAAAGGAATTACCGTTGGTGCGATTATTATGGTGCTCGCCCAACTGGTTATGCTTGCCATTATGACAATGACCCCCATCCATATGGAACATCATGGCCATACTTTAAGTGCAATCGGCCTTGTTATCGGTATTCACGTTGGTGCCATGTATCTTCCTTCCCTTGTGACAGGCATTCTTGTTGATAAAGTTGGTCGCCCTGCCATGGCCATTGCTGCCGGGGTTACACTGCTCCTTGCGGGTGTCGTAGCAGCCATTGCACCAGGAGGTTCTCTATTCTTTATGATCGTGGCGCTTGCTTTACTTGGAATTGGATGGAATTTCGGGTTGATAAGTGGTACAGCTCTCGTA belongs to Salicibibacter cibi and includes:
- a CDS encoding ArsR/SmtB family transcription factor translates to MNERNLKDLLYQEFSRIGKSLSSPKRLEVLDLLSQGPKSVEALSKATTMSVANVSQHLQTLHNARMVKFRKEGNYVIYELADDIISDFINSLHTLSEKQFVQVQQIKQTFLNANLGMDGVSLSELNDRMEKGEVLLLDVRPKEEYENAHIPGAVSMPVEELRGKLSSLPTNSDVVAYSRGPYCLLSVEAVEFLRSQGIHAYRLENSVQDWNEFQEHLH
- a CDS encoding MFS transporter; translation: MADGTSDLAQEYIDHPEKQKQLYKRTLIIVVISQMFGGAGLAAGITVGALLAEDMLGTDALAGLPAALFTLGSAGAALAVGRLSNRFGRRMGLATGFITGGLGAVGVVLAAIISNVFLLFASLLVYGAGTATNLQARYAGTDLATNKQRGTAVSIAMVATTFGAVAGPNLVEVMGNVALSIGIPELAGPFILAAAAFISAGLMLFTFLRPDPFIIALKINANKQNKEFDEAIEKNQLNKKGITVGAIIMVLAQLVMLAIMTMTPIHMEHHGHTLSAIGLVIGIHVGAMYLPSLVTGILVDKVGRPAMAIAAGVTLLLAGVVAAIAPGGSLFFMIVALALLGIGWNFGLISGTALVIDSTEATTRAKTQGTVDVFMALAGSTGGALSGMVVAGSSFEIMSFAGGILSLILIPLVIWSIRRKNIG